The Neodiprion fabricii isolate iyNeoFabr1 chromosome 4, iyNeoFabr1.1, whole genome shotgun sequence genome window below encodes:
- the LOC124180499 gene encoding protocadherin-like wing polarity protein stan isoform X2 codes for MARAIWILLCLLGLWPLAEGYLAVLSSSLEPGTVVFEAGVPQLGGKRKYEASVDRTAWFARKLLKVHPHTGRVTLAKTLSCEGLQYPRLFTFYIDSTSSRLGRPTIDYYSLPLRVLITGCGGENQDLAATKGWMPETLASYAMPSNDRFTEVCLRASQLVAALSDFLPLTAIKECETKWGGVGDPRFLVEGAAGDLVSAAEQCLVDPLWKISVSMRLKCGSPHLADAEHRLKVVFHHQQLDDSDLGRRVRRELRNQSPYFEQPLYLANVDEEKDPGLNVAVVRARDPEGGAVRYSMNSLIDSRTQALFLLDAATGRVTTRARLDRESGNVHYLKIFAVDDSFPPRTGTTTLQVNVLDTNDHAPVFELNEYEASVREGVPVGTTVVVVKATDQDDGRNAEVEYSIVSTSGGGTTSLSEDSSTFRIDPRSGVVTTRSGLDRERTEVYTVIIQATDLAMPLTDRKTASASLVVHVQDDNDNYPQFSERTYTALIPEDLDYTTSPVVAHIRATDSDAGVNAAVRYSIMGGNTQNTFSIDSLSGDVILIKPLDYETMKNYRVVIRAQDGGTPTRGNTTQFIVSVKDVNDNAPRFYTSLFQESVSESVPIGYSVVKVQAYDADEGLNAQIKYSIGPRDFSGTSTENFPIAVNPETGWIYTTMQLDREQCSKYQFIVIATDSGEPARSASASVVLTIIDINDNDPVFEPKNYESVIAEDDSPGTPVASVTATDPDEDSRIHYEITAGNTRGRFSITSHNGRGLITIAQPLDYKQEKRFVLTVTASDSGGRTDTALVYVNISDANNFAPVFENAPYGASVFEDASIGTTVLVVSATDSDVGQNAQITYSLGSEAGEPEASKFTINPQTGAITTTQALDRETLSGYLLTVIARDGGVPPLSDTTGVDISVMDVNDNAPVFDAPQYQGSVPEDVLVGTSVLRIAATDADIGRNGKVSYAFQDDGDGSFAIDPSSGVVRTAKPLDRESVARYSLEAIAVDTGSPCLSSVVPIVVKIEDVNDSPPVFESDKITLYIQENSPIGSTVGEIYAHDPDEGPNAVVQYSIIGGEDANSFTLNIRPGADRTELITLEELDYESHKKKFELVVRAASPPLRSDALVQVMVTDINDNAPVLKDFQILFNNFKDFFPSGPIGKIPAFDADVTDKLTHSILSGNNANLITLNKSSGEISLSPQLNTNVPRVATMEVSVTDGVNEAKATMTLSVRLITDTMLFNSITVRLDEMTVEAFLSPLLGYFLDGLAAIIPCPRENIYLFNVQEDTDVRGKILNVSFSARKAEPGSTDEFYSPQFLQERVYLNRGILARLATVTVLPFDDNLCVREPCLNFEDCVTVLKFGNASGFASSDTVLFRPIYPVTTFSCKCPTGFTGSREAYLCDTEVNLCYSNPCENGGTCRRREGGYTCSCADGFIGSNCEINLNEDSCLPTLCKGSSQCLTKANGGFICEGCPVSVLENATPLCELKARSFGPATFLTFPSLKQRHRMHLKLRFATEASQGLLLYNGRYNEKHDFIALEVIDSQVQFSFSLGDEISRASASVVGGVSDGQWHTVEVSYWNKTVTISLDECDVALALKNGSNLGKKWSCAGRGEQILEYRCTLVTETCHRFLDLTGPLQVGGLPAIPSSFQIRNKDFVGCISDLYIDHRFIDLNSFVADNGTTAGCPEKRAFCASMPCKHNGKCREVWSGYICECEEGFSGPQCTEEIGKPWRFQSDGLLSFNPLLRPIQLPWLTALSLRTRESQAFVISIQIGQNSSVMLSIKDGRIDASLDGISIIQASTNIADGEWHRVEIAWQSGQVSIDMDYRNRPINSLLPAKLQGLYIGRILVGGPDQTTNTELPFFNGCIQDIRIGSNQSMLQRPTVQENVGSGCVAEGECSIDCPETSTCVAQWESNECVCILGHAGPNCTPVCELNPCSEGGFCLENVEEPKGYKCNCQSEEYSGEYCEVRTDQPCPATWWGSPVCGPCHCDETRGYNPACNKTTGECYCKENHYQPPGETECTPCECYAVGSFGPRCDTETGQCRCRTGVIGRTCTACPNPYAEVTRRGCEVIYDGCPRSYSEGLWWPRTKFGITAVEDCPGTAEGRSSRSCDDTLGGWQPPDLFNCTSEAFVELRHQLAAIETDGLSLNTYVAIKMAADLHRATNITKAMFGADILVAESLLVTLLNYEENLSGLNLTHSQDKDYISHLVAISGAILEAKHLENWGRIESLTGDSPDKVLEAISKYLKTLTASQHDTFTSPFEVVDPNVVLGLDIVTSESLFGYEAADYKEDPTQSTARPGGADQKVVLPDTTSFLSSLTHLGPSVSFPKYNNYMQDPKKFDPYSKIQVPLNLLGIKPPNHGELNVKNSLSTGKAVISYVQYREMGALLPQRFDDSVAMRWGVEIAVGSPVVTVSILVPSANGHESLTGIPLQSPVQIRLWLSEDDGFKTRTNPQCVHWSTARGIGEWSRMGCTTEIDDTMLTPGSIINCSCLHLATFALLTDVLDLEYVPEPSLLEDVTSYSAFVLALPLLLSTLLILALIRGGGTNSNSIHKNLVLCVFIAELLYLIALKARNPLVTNEFPCKLTAISLHYAWLSTFAWTLVDSVHLYRMLTEMRDVNHGQMRFYYTMGYGLPAVIVGLTVGVRADQYGNFYFCWLSIYEPVIWALIGPVCAAVIINLCILVMSVRAAFTLKEHIMGFGNLRTLLWLSIASLPLLGTVWSLAVLSASEQSPTLSYLLSIAILTHAAFSLIGYCFINGRVRRNLYLSLLHCFGKKSPLLEGSIGNGSSSQNVNGHSRSALAYSSAYSGAESTCRRVHVGVSTSSTTSRSTNKTGSSPYRSDTHLRHTSTSTSNYNSDRDPYLSSRSHQSALHARQDPPETRRHRRDSESDSDGSQADGGGPSLDLASSHSSDDEDVTSRSHKDMGVSTQQSIAHSYLPNIHNNPTSDHLNILCSNSELFPNIKPIYAPRWSSQLPEAYLPSNVDARGSQWSGGTISDNEMASNKTSSPNPLPYPDMNSPQKNHPDENYSEGEEKLHHIGEKYLFPYTAEEDHTISPTPYMLPMSSRILASSLSHHSQNSNHDNLSGSERYGSLKRGQSLHGSQHDNLSSSERYGSLKRGKITPSVLETPEYILPMSGRILSSSLTHDLQHSNELAALRQQQQYEQTITETDEEEGY; via the exons ATGGCAAGAGCAATATGGATACTTCTGTGCCTTCTTGGTCTATGGCCACTCGCGGAAGGCTACTTGGCGGTATTGTCGTCGAGTTTAGAACCTGGAACCGTAGTATTCGAGGCCGGAGTGCCTCAGCTCGGAGGTAAGCGTAAGTACGAAGCATCGGTGGACAGGACAGCATGGTTCGCGAGGAAGCTGCTGAAGGTGCATCCGCACACGGGTCGAGTAACGCTGGCGAAGACTCTGAGCTGTGAGGGCCTCCAATACCCGCGACTCTTCACCTTTTACATAGACTCAACGAGTTCAAGACTGGGCCGACCGACCATAGATTATTATAGTTTACCCTTAAGAGTATTAATCACGGGATGCGGCGGGGAGAATCAAGACTTAGCTGCGACCAAAGGTTGGATGCCGGAGACTCTTGCTTCCTACGCGATGCCGAGCAACGACAGATTCACCGAGGTCTGTCTCAGGGCCTCGCAGCTCGTTGCAGCCCTCAGCGACTTCCTGCCCTTGACCGCCATCAAGGAGTGCGAGACCAAGTGGGGTGGCGTCGGGGACCCAAGGTTTCTGGTCGAGGGTGCGGCCGGCGACCTGGTATCGGCCGCTGAGCAATGCCTGGTCGATCCTCTCTGGAAGATATCGGTCTCCATGAGGCTCAAGTGCGGTTCGCCTCATCTGGCCGACGCGGAGCACAGGCTGAAGGTGGTGTTCCACCACCAGCAGCTCGACGACTCGGACCTCGGCCGCAGGGTGCGAAGGGAGTTGCGGAACCAGTCACCCTATTTCGAGCAGCCCCTGTACCTAGCCAACGTCGACGAGGAGAAGGACCCGGGGCTGAACGTCGCCGTAGTCAGAGCCCGCGACCCCGAGGGCGGGGCGGTTCGGTACTCGATGAATTCGCTCATAGACTCGAGGACGCAGGCGCTCTTCTTGCTCGACGCAGCGACGGGCCGAGTGACGACGAGGGCAAGGTTGGACAGGGAGAGCGGCAACGTGCACTACCTCAAGATATTTGCCGTCGATGATTCCTTTCCACCTAGAACCGGGACCACGACTTTGCAGGTCAATGTCCTCGACACCAACGATCACGCCCCGGTTTTCGAGCTGAACGAGTACGAGGCCTCCGTCAGGGAGGGAGTCCCCGTCGGCACCACCGTCGTCGTTGTCAAAGCGACGGACCAGGACGACGGGAGGAACGCCGAGGTCGAGTACTCGATCGTATCCACTAGCGGGGGTGGCACCACCAGCCTTTCCGAAGACTCGTCGACCTTCAGGATCGACCCAAGATCCGGCGTCGTTACCACCAGGAGCGGACTGGACCGCGAACGAACCGAGGTCTACACCGTCATCATACAGGCCACAGACCTCGCCATGCCACTGACAGACCGTAAAACCGCCTCCGCGAGCCTCGTGGTTCACGTTCAAGACGACAACGACAATTACCCGCAATTCTCCGAGCGAACTTACACGGCGCTTATCCCCGAGGATCTTGACTACACTACGAGTCCTGTGGTAGCGCATATTCGCGCCACGGACTCGGACGCGGGAGTCAACGCTGCGGTGAGGTACTCCATCATGGGCGGGAACACGCAGAACACGTTTTCGATCGACTCGTTGAGCGGCGACGTGATCCTGATCAAGCCACTGGACTACGAGACTATGAAAAATTACCGCGTTGTTATCCGCGCCCAGGACGGCGGGACTCCGACCAGGGGAAACACGACGCAGTTCATCGTCTCTGTCAAGGACGTCAACGACAACGCGCCCAGATTCTACACGAGCCTGTTTCAGGAGTCCGTGTCCGAGTCGGTGCCGATCGGTTATTCCGTGGTCAAGGTCCAAGCCTACGACGCGGACGAGGGACTCAACGCTCAGATAAAGTACTCCATCGGGCCCCGCGACTTCTCCGGCACGTCGACGGAGAACTTTCCGATAGCTGTGAACCCGGAGACCGGGTGGATATATACTACGATGCAGCTGGACCGGGAACAGTGCTCCAAGTATCAGTTCATCGTTATAGCAACCGATTCCGGCGAGCCGGCTAGATCCGCGAGCGCCTCCGTCGTCCTCACGATAATTGACATAAACGACAACGACCCTGTTTTTGAACCAAAGAACTACGAGTCCGTCATCGCTGAGGACGACTCGCCGGGAACACCGGTAGCATCGGTAACCGCTACCGATCCTGACGAAGATTCGAGGATCCACTACGAGATCACGGCCGGCAATACGAGGGGTCGCTTTTCTATAACTTCGCATAACGGTCGGGGCCTTATCACCATAGCTCAACCGCTTGACTACAAGCAGGAAAAAAGGTTCGTTTTGACGGTAACTGCCTCCGATTCGGGCGGTCGGACCGACACGGCTCTCGTATACGTCAACATATCCGATGCTAACAATTTCGCACCGGTTTTCGAGAACGCCCCATACGGCGCTTCCGTCTTCGAGGACGCCTCCATTGGCACGACGGTTCTAGTTGTCAGCGCAACCGACTCCGACGTCGGACAAAACGCTCAGATAACTTACAGCCTGGGCAGCGAAGCCGGGGAACCAGAGGCGTCCAAGTTCACGATCAATCCTCAGACCGGTGCAATCACCACGACCCAAGCCCTGGATCGAGAAACGCTCTCCGGATACCTTTTGACCGTCATCGCAAGAGACGGCGGCGTTCCGCCGCTCTCAGACACGACTGGCGTCGACATATCGGTCATGGACGTCAACGACAACGCGCCGGTTTTTGACGCCCCACAGTACCAGGGCTCGGTTCCGGAGGACGTTTTGGTCGGTACCAGCGTTCTCCGGATAGCTGCTACCGACGCGGACATCGGTCGAAACGGAAAGGTTAGCTATGCTTTTCAGGACGATGGTGACGGCTCCTTCGCCATTGACCCCTCCTCCGGTGTCGTCCGAACTGCCAAACCGTTGGACCGGGAATCCGTCGCGCGTTACTCTCTGGAAGCCATAGCCGTCGACACAGGATCGCCGTGCCTCTCTTCCGTCGTACCGATCGTGGTGAAAATCGAAGACGTCAACGACTCTCCGCCGGTGTTCGAGAGCGACAAGATCACGCTTTACATTCAGGAAAACTCGCCGATCGGTTCTACCGTGGGTGAAATATACGCCCACGATCCTGACGAGGGACCCAACGCTGTTGTTCAGTATTCGATTATCGGTGGTGAGGATGCAAACAGCTTTACTCTAAATATTCGACCGGGTGCCGATCGAACCGAGCTGATCACGCTCGAGGAACTAGACTATGAATCTCACAAGAAGAAGTTTGAGCTTGTCGTTCGCGCCGCCTCTCCACCCCTGAGATCTGACGCCCTGGTGCAGGTGATGGTGACCGACATCAACGACAACGCCCCGGTCCTCAAGGATTTTCAAATActattcaacaatttcaaggACTTCTTTCCATCCGGTCCTATCGGCAAAATTCCCGCCTTCGACGCTGATGTTACTGACAAACTAACGCACAGCATATTGTCCGGGAACAATGCCAATTTGATTACGCTGAATAAAAGCTCTGGCGAGATATCGCTGTCTCCTCAGTTGAACACCAATGTGCCCAGAGTCGCAACTATGGAAGTCTCGGTCACGGATGGAGTTAACGAGGCCAAGGCAACGATGACGCTTTCCGTGCGACTGATAACCGACACGATGCTGTTCAATTCCATAACCGTCAGACTGGATGAAATGACCGTCGAGGCTTTCCTTAGTCCTTTGCTCGGATACTTCCTCGATGGTCTTGCTGCGATCATACCATGTCCCCGTGAAAATATATACCTCTTTAACGTCCAGGAGGACACGGACGTACGCGGCAAGATACTGAACGTTAGTTTTTCAGCCCGTAAAGCGGAACCGGGATCCACCGACGAGTTCTACAGTCCCCAATTCCTTCAGGAAAGAGTTTACTTAAACCGGGGAATTCTGGCGAGACTCGCAACCGTCACGGTCTTACCATTCGACGATAACCTTTGCGTGAGGGAGCCTTGCCTCAATTTTGAGGACTGCGTCACGGTGTTGAAGTTCGGCAACGCTTCCGGATTCGCTAGCAGCGACACAGTTCTATTCAGACCGATTTATCCGGTGACGACATTCTCCTGTAAATGTCCAACGGGTTTTACCGGTAGTCGAGAAGCTTACTTGTGCGATACCGAGGTCAACTTGTGCTATTCGAACCCCTGTGAAAACGGCGGTACTTGCCGACGGCGCGAAGGTGGTTACACCTGCAGCTGCGCGGACGGTTTCATCGGGAGTAACTGCGAGATCAATTTGAACGAAGACAGCTGTCTACCCACCCTGTGCAAAGGAAGTTCCCAATGTCTGACGAAAGCAAACGGTGGATTCATTTGTGAAGGCTGTCCAGTATCCGTATTGGAGAACGCAACACCCCTCTGCGAGCTGAAAGCACGGAGTTTCGGACCCGCTACTTTCCTGACGTTTCCATCCCTGAAACAACGGCACAGAATGCACCTGAAACTCCGGTTCGCTACGGAAGCGTCGCAAGGCTTGCTTCTCTATAACGGACGCTACAACGAAAAGCACGATTTCATCGCTCTCGAAGTGATAGACTCGCAAGTGCAGTTCAGCTTTTCACTAGGTGACGAGATCAGCAGAGCGTCGGCCAGTGTGGTCGGCGGTGTGTCGGACGGCCAGTGGCACACCGTGGAAGTTTCCTATTGGAATAAAACCGTGACGATATCGCTGGACGAATGCGACGTGGCTCTGGCTCTGAAGAACGGTTCGAACCTTGGTAAAAAATGGTCGTGTGCAGGAAGAGGGGAGCAGATACTCGAGTACCGATGCACCCTGGTTACCGAGACCTGTCATCGGTTCTTGGACCTGACGGGACCCCTGCAGGTCGGCGGTCTGCCGGCGATACCATCGAGTTTTCAAATCCGTAACAAGGACTTCGTCGGATGCATAAGCGATCTGTACATCGATCACCGATTCATCGACCTCAACTCGTTCGTCGCCGACAACGGTACCACTGCTGGCTGTCCCGAGAAGAGAGCGTTCTGCGCTTCGATGCCCTGCAAACACAATGGCAAGTGCAGAGAGGTATGGTCCGGCTACATTTGCGAGTGCGAAGAGGGCTTCTCGGGCCCTCAATGCACCGAGGAAATCGGCAAGCCCTGGAGGTTCCAGTCCGACGGTCTCCTCAGCTTCAATCCGCTGCTCAGACCCATACAGCTACCTTGGTTGACCGCGCTGAGTCTGCGAACACGAGAAAGTCAGGCGTTCGTAATTAGCATACAAATTGGTCAGAATAGTTCGGTGATGCTGAGCATAAAGGACGGTAGAATCGATGCATCGTTGGACGGCATAAGCATCATTCAAGCATCTACCAATATCGCAGACGGCGAGTGGCACCGCGTTGAGATCGCTTGGCAAAGTGGCCAAGTCTCGATCGACATGGACTACAGAAACAGACCGATCAACTCGTTACTACCAGCGAAGCTGCAGGGCCTCTACATCGGGCGAATACTCGTCGGAGGTCCGGACCAGACAACCAATACCGAGCTACCGTTTTTCAACGGGTGCATTCAGGACATCAGGATAGGATCCAATCAAAGCATGCTTCAACGACCCACGGTTCAGGAGAACGTCGGATCTGGGTGCGTTGCGGAGGGTGAGTGCAGCATCGACTGTCCCGAAACATCGACCTGCGTAGCTCAGTGGGAGTCCAACGAGTGCGTCTGTATTCTCGGCCACGCCGGTCCCAACTGCACTCCTGTCTGCGAACTGAACCCCTGCAGCGAGGGGGGCTTCTGCCTCGAAAACGTCGAGGAACCGAAGGGGTACAAATGCAATTGCCAGTCGGAGGAGTACTCTGGTGAGTATTGCGAAGTCAGGACGGATCAACCGTGTCCAGCCACCTGGTGGGGTAGTCCGGTGTGCGGTCCGTGTCACTGCGACGAGACAAGGGGCTACAATCCGGCCTGCAATAAGACGACGGGCGAATGCTACTGCAAGGAGAACCATTATCAACCACCCGGTGAGACGGAGTGCACACCGTGCGAGTGCTACGCCGTTGGGAGCTTCGGTCCCAGGTGTGACACGGAAACGGGACAGTGTAGGTGTCGCACAGGAGTGATCGGCAGGACCTGCACCGCTTGTCCGAATCCTTACGCGGAGGTGACGCGTCGCGGGTGCGAAGTCATCTACGACGGATGCCCCAGGTCCTATTCCGAGGGTCTGTGGTGGCCTAGAACTAAATTCGGCATTACTGCGGTAGAAGATTGTCCCGGAACCGCGGAAGGAAGGTCGTCGAGGTCCTGCGACGACACTCTTGGCGGCTGGCAGCCACCGGACTTGTTCAATTGCACCTCGGAAGCCTTTGTGGAGCTCAGACATCAGTTGGCGGCTATTGAGACTGACGGACTCTCGCTCAATACTTACGTTGCTATTAAAATGGCAGCCGATTTGCACAGGGCGACTAATATCACCAAAGCCATGTTCGGCGCGGATATTTTAGTCGCCGAATCGCTGCTTGTCACGTTGCttaattacgaagaaaatctTTCCGGATTGAACCTGACGCACAGCCAGGACAAGGACTATATATCACATCTTGTCGCGATTTCCGGGGCTATTCTTGAAGCTAAACATTTGGAAAATTGGGGCAGAATTGAGTCGCTAACTGGAGACAGTCCTGACAAGGTCTTGGAGGCTATTAGCAAATATTTAAAGACTCTGACGGCCTCTCAGCACGACACTTTCACGAGTCCGTTTGAAGTGGTCGATCCTAACGTCG TACTGGGTTTGGATATCGTAACTTCGGAAAGCCTGTTTGGCTATGAAGCAGCAGATTACAAAGAGGACCCCACCCAATCAACGGCGCGACCAGGCGGAGCCGATCAAAAAGTAGTTTTACCTGATACCACCAGCTTTTTGAGCTCTTTGACACACTTAGGGCCTTCAGTCAGTTTCCCAAAATACAACAATTACATGCAAGATCCCAAAAAATTCGATCCGTATTCTAAAATTCAAGTGCCATTAAATTTGCTTGGGATTAAACCACCTAATCATGGTGAATTGAATGTCAAGAACAGCCTGAGCACAGGAAAAGCTGTCATAAGCTATGTCCAATATCGAGAAATGGGCGCACTATTGCCTCAAAG ATTCGATGATTCGGTAGCAATGAGATGGGGCGTAGAAATAGCAGTCGGATCCCCAGTCGTAACAGTATCAATCCTGGTTCCGAGCGCAAATGGGCATGAGTCGTTAACTGGAATTCCACTGCAGTCTCCCGTTCAAATCCGGCTTTGGCTCAGCGAAGATGATGGTTTTAAAACGAGAACCAATCCCCAATGTGTTCACTGGAGTACAGCGAGAGG AATTGGAGAATGGAGTCGAATGGGTTGCACAACCGAAATTGACGACACCATGCTGACGCCTGGTTCCATAATAAACTGTTCGTGCTTACACCTGGCAACGTTTGCACTCTTGACCGATGTTCTAGATCTTGAATATGTACCTGAACCGTCTCTGTTGGAGGACGTGACAAGTTACAGCGCCTTTGTTCTTGCGCTACCCCTTTTGCTGTCCACGTTGCTAATTCTCGCTCTGATACGAGGAGGTGGTACCAATTCGAACAGTATACACAAAAATCTCGTCCTATGTGTATTCATAGCTGAACTGCTATACCTGATTGCGTTGAAAGCTAGAAATCCATTGGTTACAAACGAATTCCCCTGCAAGTTGACTGCTATCAGTCTACATTACGCCTGGCTCAGCACCTTTGCTTGGACTTTGGTCGACTCGGTACATCTCTATAGAATGTTAACCGAAATGCGCGACGTAAACCATGGGCAAATGAGATTTTATTACACAATGGGGTATGGACTACCGGCTGTTATTGTCGGACTCACTGTCGGCGTACGAGCTGATCAATACGGAAACTTTTATTT TTGCTGGCTATCCATCTACGAGCCTGTTATTTGGGCTTTAATAGGACCGGTCTGTGCCGCTGTTATAATAAACCTTTGCATTCTTGTAATGTCAGTTCGTGCTGCGTTCACATTGAAAGAACATATCATGGGTTTTGGAAATCTCAGGACGCTGCTGTGGCTGTCAATCGCATCGCTACCATTACTTGGGACCGTTTGGTCTCTGGCAGTACTCAGTGCTTCGGAGCAATCGCCAACTTTGTCTTACTTACTGAGTATCGCTATCTTGACTCATGCCGCTTTTAGTCTGATCGGATACTGTTTCATCAATGGAAGAGTTAGGCGGAACTTATATCTCAGTTTATTGCATtgctttggaaaaaaatcgccCCTCCTAGAAGGAAGCATTGGAAACGGAAGTAGCAGCCAAAATGTGAATGGACATTCG CGATCAGCACTGGCATACTCGTCGGCCTATAGCGGAGCAGAATCAACGTGTCGGAGAGTTCACGTCGGCGTATCAACAAGCAGTACCACGTCGCGAAGTACAAATAAGACTGGTTCAAGTCCATATCGAAGTGATACACATCTTAGACACACATCGACATCGACAAGCAACTATAACAGCGATAGAGATCCTTATCTTTCGTCCAGAAGTCATCAATCTGCTCTGCATGCCAGACAAG ATCCACCCGAGACTCGTAGACATCGCAGAGACTCTGAATCCGATTCGGATGGTTCGCAAGCTGATGGGGGAGGTCCTAGTCTGGACTTGGCTAGTTCGCATAGTAGTGACGATGAAGATGTCACGTCTAGATCTCACAAGGATATGGGTGTTTCAACTCAGCAGTCGATAGCGCATAGTTATTTACCCAACATCCATAACAACCCGACCTCAGATCATTTGAATATTCTCTGTTCAAATTCTGAACTTTTCCCAAACATCAAACCAATCTATGCACCCAGATGGAGCTCGCAACTGCCGGAAGCTTATTTGCCGTCTAATG TCGATGCACGTGGGAGTCAATGGTCAGGAGGCACGATATCGGACAATGAAATGGCCTCGAACAAAACTTCGAGTCCCAATCCGTTGCCGTATCCAGATATGAATTCACCGCAGAAGAACCATCCAGATGAAAATTACTCTGAGGGGGAAGAAAAACTTCACCatattggtgaaaaatatctttttccGTACACGGCGGAAGAAGACCATACCATCTCACCAACGCCTTACATGTTGCCCATGTCGTCGAGGATTCTCGCATCAAGCCTCAGTCATCATTCGCAGAATTCAAATCACGACAACTTGAGTGGATCGGAGAGGTATGGTAGCTTGAAGAGAGGACAAAGCTTGCACGGCTCGCAGCACGACAATTTAAGTAGCTCAGAGCGGTACGGCAGTCTGAAAAGAGGAAAGATTACTCCTAGTGTTCTGGAAACACCCGAATATATTTTACCGATGAGTGGAAGAATTTTGTCTAGCTCATTGACACACGACTTACAGCATAGCAACGAATTAGCCGCGCTaagacaacaacaacaatatgAACAAACTATTACAGAGACCGA TGAGGAG GAAGGATACTAA